Proteins encoded by one window of Anopheles maculipalpis chromosome 2RL, idAnoMacuDA_375_x, whole genome shotgun sequence:
- the LOC126556747 gene encoding tyrosine-protein phosphatase 99A isoform X2, with the protein MKIITIHNMFAVLRALLIMVAAFASCTVWALPTESTVPTRSNNLPLEIISTTSTTARPLASEALESTPPLAAMEHEPYPPSSILHPYDAGDGNNGEDGVLDELEQDFEEPRVLPLKSSSTPAVVRVVPIEQAASNDEPHTSTHDPTFSADDDIEPSPPQNLTVLEVTSTTIKLTWREPEKANGAIHGYRVYYIHQNQTDLHMPILKLNEMQNSVYHYTLSNLKPFSEYRILVTAFTKKHDGKPSEVTQRTDVSGPSAPKVVNLTCHSHNALYYGWRIPQTFYNTIDLYIISYRNIAYHEFREIRITVNASIMETSLIIPNLTSNAVYEVKVRAASASVINPKQIILGSYSEPRKISLQPNCEKAPLKSQRQAYDDYDLAVLAGIVFSFTVLLLIVLALILWKKCFHAAYYYLDDPQPCQGAQAGLIDWEGPSEVGGEVRCPVAVADFAKHVAQLHADGDIGFSKEYEAIQGEALNDEYPSENSQHPENKGKNRYLNVIAYDHSRVHLRQVPGQKKYLDYINANFIDGYQKPRAFIGTQGPLPGTFDCFWRMVWEQRVAVIVMITNLVERGRRKCDMYWPKDGTETYGIIQVRLVKEDVMATYTVRTLHIKHLKMKKKKQSQMEKTVYQYHYTNWPDHGTPDHPLPVINFVKKSTTANPPDAGPIVVHCSAGVGRTGTFIVLDAMLKQIEAKGSLNVFGFLRYIRAQRNYLVQTEEQYIFIHDALVEAIASGETNIRMEAIGGLVNHLDYIDAQYKLIVSYQPKEINLTSSLKPVNVIKNRSSLVPLEGSRVHLTPKPGVEGSDYINATWLHGFRRLRDFIVTQHPLIETFKDFWQMVWDHNAQTVVLLSSVDNMSFLQFWPNESEPIESDYYRIRMVSETSEDNYIVRNFVIQSIQDDYELSVKMLENPAWPDMNNTRSIFDFAVRVHERCSEYRNGPIVVVDRYGGFQACQFCAISSLAMQLEYDQTANIYTYAKLYHNKRPGIWTSYDDIRQIYRILSYMPKELGLLKCTELRTEFDDAAMMTATPDLYSKICSNGSINNQLTGGTPDGGVGNGTATTTTTTTSINPPPGMTMPGVVAGTPNSVCPPMVTLGTGGTTPPPQTIQNGGTVIVKMNGDDNDELSVVVATGNHHLNLDHNQA; encoded by the exons atgaaGATAATAACTATTCACAACATGTTCGCGGTTCTGCGTGCCCTATTGATAATGGTCGCTGCCTTCGCTAGCTGCACTGTCTGGGCACTTCCTACGGAATCGACGGTTCCGACACGCTCGAATAATTTGCCGCTGGAAATAATCTCGaccacctccaccactgcCAGACCGTTAGCATCGGAAGCATTGGAGAGCACACCGCCTCTGGCCGCAATGGAGCACGAACCGTACCCACCCTCCTCCATCCTCCACCCGTACGATGCCGGCGACGGTAATAATGGTGAAGATGGTGTGTTGGATGAGCTCGAACAAGACTTTGAGGAGCCCCGAGTACTTCCGCTGAAATCTTCCTCCACGCCGGCAGTGGTGCGTGTAGTGCCGATAGAGCAGGCGGCAAGCAACGATGAACCGCACACTTCCACACACGATCCAACATTTTCGGCCGATGACGATATTG AACCGAGCCCACCCCAAAACCTGACCGTGCTGGAGGTAACCTCCACCACTATCAAACTAACTTGGCGCGAACCGGAGAAAGCAAACGGAGCCATCCACGGATATCGTGTGTACTATATCCatcaaaaccaaactgatCTGCACATGCCAATCCTAAAGCTGAACGAAATGCAGAATTCCGTCTATCATTACACTCTTTCGAATTTAA AACCTTTTTCCGAGTATCGCATCTTGGTGACGGCATTTACGAAAAAACACGACGGTAAACCGTCCGAGGTGACGCAGCGTACCGACGTCAGTGGTCCGAGTGCACCGAAAGTGGTCAACCTGACATGTCACTCGCACAACGCATTGTACTACGGTTGGCGCATACCGCAGACGTTTTACAACACGATCGATCTGTACATCATCAGCTATCGGAACATTGCGTACCACGAATTTCGTGAGATTCGTATCACAGTCAACGCTTCCATCATGGAAACTTCG CTGATCATTCCGAACCTTACGAGCAATGCGGTGTACGAGGTGAAGGTACGTGCAGCATCGGCCAGTGTGATTAATCCCAAGCAAATCATTCTCGGATCGTACTCGGAACCGCGTAAG ATATCTCTTCAGCCGAACTGTGAAAAGGCTCCTTTAAAATCTCAACGACAGGCGTACGATGATTATGATTTGGCTGTACTGGCTGGGATCGTGTTTAGTTTCACCGTTCTGCTGCTTATCGTGCTGGCGCTAATACTGTGGAA gaAGTGCTTCCACGCTGCATACTACTATCTGGACGATCCACAGCCGTGTCAGGGCGCGCAGGCCGGTCTCATCGACTGGGAAGGGCCGAGCGAAGTAGGTGGCGAAGTACGCTGTCCCGTTGCAGTGGCAGACTTCGCTAAACATGTCGCTCAACTGCATGCCGACGGTGATATCGGCTTCAGCAAGGAGTATGAAGCGATTCAGGGTGAGGCACTTAACGATGAGTACCCGTCTGAGAATTCGCAGCACCCGGAGAACAAGGGCAAGAATCGTTATTTGAATGTAATTGCTT ACGACCACAGCCGGGTGCATCTGCGCCAGGTGCCAGGACAGAAGAAATATCTTGACTACATCAACGCTAACTTCATCGATGGTTACCAGAAGCCTCGCGCATTCATCGGTACGCAAGGCCCGCTGCCGGGCACATTCGATTGCTTCTGGCGCATGGTGTGGGAGCAGCGTGTTGCGGTGATCGTAATGATAACGAACCTCGTCGAGCGAGGCCGCCGGAAATGTGATATGTACTGGCCGAAGGATGGTACCGAAACGTACGGCATCATACAGGTGCGGCTGGTGAAGGAGGACGTAATGGCGACCTACACCGTCCGAACGCTTCACATCAAGCATctgaaaatgaagaagaaaaaacaatcgcAAATGGAGAAAACGGTTTATCAGTATCACTATACGAACTGGCCCGATCACGGCACACCGGACCATCCGCTGCCGGTGataaattttgtgaaaaagTCTACGACCGCTAACCCGCCCGATGCAGGCCCGATTGTGGTGCACTGTTCGGCGGGCGTTGGACGTACTGGGACGTTCATCGTGCTGGACGCAATGTTGAAACAGATCGAAGCGAAAGGTTCACTGAACGTGTTTGGCTTTTTGCGATACATTCGTGCACAGCGAAATTATCTAGTGCAGACGGAGGAACAGTACATTTTCATACATGACGCACTGGTGGAAGCGATTGCAAGCGGGGAGACGAACATTAGGATGGAAGCGATCGGTGGATTAGTGAATCATTTGGATTACATCGATGCACAGTACAAG CTTATCGTCAGCTATCAACcgaaagaaatcaatttgaCCTCCTCGTTGAAGCCGGTAAATGTAATCAAGAATCGCAGCTCTTTGGTTCCGCTCGAAGGTAGCCGTGTGCATCTGACACCAAAACCAGGTGTTGAGGGAAGCGACTACATTAACGCCACCTGGTTGCACGGATTTCGCCGGCTGCGTGACTTTATTGTTACCCAACATCCGTTGATTGAGACGTTTaaggatttttggcaaatggTATGGGATCATAATGCTCAAACAGTGGTGCTGCTGTCCTCGGTGGATAATATG TCTTTCTTGCAATTTTGGCCTAACGAATCGGAACCGATCGAAAGTGATTACTATCGCATTCGGATGGTATCAGAAACGTCGGAAGATAATTACATCGTGCGGAACTTTGTCATACAATCGATACAGGACGATTACGAGCTGAGCGTGAAGATGCTGGAAAATCCGGCCTGGCCCGATATGAACAATACACGTTCGATATTCGACTTTGCCGTGCGCGTTCACGAACGCTGCAGCGAGTACAGGAACGGACCGATCGTGGTTGTGGACAG ATACGGTGGGTTCCAGGCATGCCAGTTTTGCGCCATAAGCTCGTTAGCCATGCAGCTCGAGTACGATCAGACAGCGAACATTTACACCTACGCCAAACTGTACCACAACAAGCGGCCCGGCATCTGGACCTCGTACGACGACATCCGGCAGATTTATCGGATACTTTCCTACATGCCTAAGGAGCTCGGTCTGCTCAAATGTACTGAGTTGCGCACCGAGTTCGACGATGCCGCGATGATGACTGCAACACCGGACCTGTACAGCAAGATCTGTAGCAACGGTAGCATTAACAATCAGCTTACGGGCGGCACGCCGGACGGTGGTGTTGGGAATGGTACCGCGACCACCACTACAACGACAACATCGATTAATCCTCCACCAGGTATGACGATGCCGGGTGTCGTTGCAGGCACACCGAACTCCGTTTGTCCACCGATGGTAACGTTAGGTACGGGTGGAACGACACCTCCACCACAAACAATACAGAACGGCGGTACGGTGATCGTAAAGATGAATGGAGACGACAATGACGAACTGTCGGTTGTGGTAGCTACCGGCAACCATCACCTTAATCTGGACCACAATCAGGCGTAA
- the LOC126558363 gene encoding probable methyltransferase-like protein 15 homolog — MLWHSLRSVVRLNVLERCYSTASSSNKATTLHRAVMAAEMVKFFEPQREQVFIDMTFGAGGHTRALLEAAPGSTVIALDRDPLAYRLACEMADQFPGRIVPLLGRFSELPALLRTVEGYDRQRYFNGILFDFGCSSMQFDEASRGFSLSRDGPLDMRMDSDRYPEQLSAADVLARIQEPDLVRILKVYGEEKQAKKIARAIVNARFTVKRIETTAELASIVAHCLSQPESGPAIDFRQDKLRRPAHVATKTFQALRIFVNNELNEINYGMVLAKHLLRTGGKLVTITFHSLEDTIVKRHLTGHVVDDVASKVPLQYISHTLAHETDTMQEMMRPNWKQINKHVLVPTDTEVAENPRSRSAKLRAAVRLS, encoded by the coding sequence ATGTTGTGGCACAGCTTACGTAGTGTAGTTAGGTTAAACGTATTAGAGAGATGTTATTCGactgccagcagcagcaacaaagcaacaacactTCATCGTGCAGTGATGGCCGCAGAAATGGTGAAATTTTTCGAACCCCAGCGCGAGCAGGTGTTCATCGATATGACTTTCGGTGCCGGTGGTCACACACGAGCACTACTAGAAGCAGCACCCGGATCGACGGTTATCGCCCTGGACCGTGATCCATTGGCTTATCGGCTGGCTTGTGAAATGGCTGATCAGTTTCCCGGCCGTATCGTACCGTTGCTGGGTAGGTTTTCCGAACTTCCGGCACTCCTGCGCACAGTCGAAGGTTACGACCGGCAGCGCTACTTTAACGGTATTCTGTTCGATTTCGGTTGCTCATCGATGCAGTTCGATGAAGCGTCCCGTGGATTCTCGCTGTCACGCGATGGTCCACTCGATATGCGCATGGATAGTGACCGTTATCCGGAGCAACTGTCTGCGGCCGATGTGCTGGCTCGCATACAGGAACCGGATCTGGTACGCATCCTGAAGGTTTACGGTGAGGAAAAGCAGGCCAAAAAGATTGCTCGAGCAATTGTAAACGCACGCTTCACGGTGAAGCGTATCGAAACGACGGCCGAACTAGCGAGCATCGTGGCGCACTGCTTAAGTCAGCCGGAATCCGGCCCAGCAATCGATTTCCGCCAGGATAAACTACGCCGGCCAGCGCACGTAGCTACGAAAACATTTCAAGCGCTGCGAATCTTCGTCAACAACGAGCTGAACGAAATTAATTATGGGATGGTGCTGGCAAAACACTTACTACGGACCGGCGGAAAGCTGGTTACGATCACGTTTCACTCGCTGGAGGATACGATTGTGAAGCGGCATCTGACCGGGCACGTAGTGGATGACGTTGCCAGCAAGGTTCCGTTGCAGTACATAAGCCACACGCTGGCACACGAAACGGACACGATGCAGGAGATGATGCGCCCGAACTGGAAGCAGATCAATAAGCATGTGCTGGTGCCAACGGACACTGAAGTGGCTGAAAATCCGAGAAGTCGTTCCGCGAAGTTAAGGGCCGCCGTACGATTGAGTTAA
- the LOC126559503 gene encoding ubiquinol-cytochrome-c reductase complex assembly factor 2: MSQHYKNFLSLLERWPLDKSKVGRDLGQYLRDQLTAVLGSSNIVAVKDDRLQKQFRSLENIVNDVHANRYPRSLNSTATGLSGEQCREVLSTEFLQILQRKD, translated from the coding sequence ATGTCCCAGCACTACAAGAATTTTCTTAGTCTGCTGGAGCGGTGGCCTCTCGACAAAAGTAAGGTGGGCCGTGACTTGGGTCAATATTTGCGAGATCAGCTGACCGCTGTCTTAGGCTCTTCCAATATTGTCGCTGTAAAGGACGACAGGCTCCAAAAACAGTTCCGCTCGCTGGAGAACATCGTAAACGACGTGCACGCGAATCGTTATCCGCGCAGTCTAAATTCTACCGCAACTGGACTCTCCGGTGAACAGTGCCGGGAAGTGTTATCTACCGAGTTCTTACAGATTCTGCAGCGGAAGGATTAG